From a region of the Desulfovibrio oxyclinae DSM 11498 genome:
- a CDS encoding TlpA family protein disulfide reductase, giving the protein MKTARFIHAPLMALIILLAGCLPSAAEYPVLDPSAMEAKLSESKGTPTLVVFWATWCPPCMKEIPELERYKREAGDSVDILAISVNDGPEQIDKFFGGETPLDVYRATEGLLRKRRISGIPRSDFYNASGEHLYSFEGYSPEVLHTLMRSLTHPDEFSAAEHDALRNRFPTK; this is encoded by the coding sequence ATGAAAACCGCACGCTTCATCCATGCGCCCCTCATGGCGCTGATAATTCTGTTGGCCGGGTGTCTGCCTTCGGCCGCCGAATATCCTGTGCTCGACCCCTCCGCCATGGAGGCGAAACTTTCGGAATCCAAGGGGACGCCGACGCTGGTGGTCTTCTGGGCCACGTGGTGTCCGCCCTGCATGAAGGAAATCCCCGAGCTTGAACGCTACAAGCGCGAGGCGGGCGACAGCGTGGACATTCTGGCCATTTCGGTGAACGACGGGCCGGAGCAGATCGACAAGTTCTTCGGCGGCGAGACGCCCCTTGACGTGTACCGCGCCACGGAAGGTCTCTTGCGCAAACGTCGCATCAGCGGCATCCCGCGCAGCGATTTCTATAACGCCTCCGGAGAGCATCTTTACAGCTTCGAGGGCTACAGCCCCGAAGTGCTGCACACGCTGATGCGCAGCCTCACGCATCCGGACGAGTTCTCCGCTGCGGAGCATGACGCCCTGCGCAACCGTTTCCCTACAAAATAA
- a CDS encoding N-acetyltransferase, with the protein MIIRKAKIPDVRAIHTLLLRQEDHESLVLPRSFSQLYSHLRDFFVVEEDGEIIGCVALSITWADLAEIRSLVVSKDCRGAGLGRKLVEAALSEALTLGIYSIFTLTEVPGFFERMGFAYTEMENLNQKIWADCLNCPRFPDLCNETAMTIEL; encoded by the coding sequence ATGATAATTCGCAAGGCGAAAATTCCGGACGTCAGGGCCATTCACACCCTGCTGCTTCGGCAGGAAGATCACGAATCCCTTGTTCTGCCTCGCTCCTTCAGTCAGCTGTACAGCCACCTGAGGGATTTTTTCGTGGTGGAGGAAGACGGCGAGATCATCGGCTGCGTGGCCCTCTCCATCACCTGGGCCGATCTGGCGGAGATTCGCTCGCTCGTGGTGAGCAAGGACTGCCGGGGGGCGGGGCTCGGGCGCAAGCTCGTTGAAGCCGCCCTGAGCGAGGCCCTGACGCTTGGCATCTATTCGATATTCACGCTGACCGAGGTGCCGGGATTCTTCGAGCGCATGGGCTTTGCCTACACCGAAATGGAAAACCTCAACCAGAAGATATGGGCCGACTGTCTCAACTGCCCCAGGTTCCCGGACCTGTGCAACGAGACGGCCATGACCATTGAACTGTAA
- the hpt gene encoding hypoxanthine phosphoribosyltransferase, with product MGHKLTPFITGETIRERIDVLGREIVQSYENNEEPLVCICVLKGAFLFFSDLIRRVDRPMEVDFVRLASYGSATSRSEDVIFSKDLEVPIEGKDVLVIEDIVDTGHSMDFLLHVLKRRNPKSLKICALIDKHERRETGVQVDFAGFNLSEGFIVGYGLDYAERYRELDGIYELSTDAGK from the coding sequence ATGGGCCATAAGCTGACCCCCTTCATCACCGGCGAAACCATCCGTGAACGCATCGACGTTCTCGGACGCGAAATAGTGCAAAGCTACGAAAACAACGAAGAACCGCTCGTGTGCATCTGTGTGCTCAAGGGCGCGTTCCTGTTCTTCTCCGACCTGATCCGCAGGGTGGACAGGCCCATGGAAGTGGACTTCGTGCGGCTGGCCAGCTACGGCTCCGCCACTTCCCGCAGCGAGGACGTCATTTTCTCCAAGGATCTTGAGGTTCCCATCGAAGGCAAGGATGTGCTGGTCATTGAGGATATCGTCGATACCGGACACTCCATGGACTTCCTGCTGCACGTGTTGAAGCGGAGAAATCCCAAGAGTTTGAAAATTTGTGCGCTAATTGATAAGCATGAGAGACGTGAGACAGGCGTCCAGGTGGACTTTGCCGGATTCAACCTTTCGGAAGGGTTCATTGTGGGATACGGTCTGGATTACGCTGAACGCTACCGCGAGCTTGACGGCATCTACGAACTCTCCACCGATGCCGGAAAGTAA
- a CDS encoding DUF3426 domain-containing protein, protein MIVTCPNCETKYNLPEDRIPAGGTKVKCSRCSHIFKAEPPASMPEEEVENLLDQEPETGAGAAAPDTDDEFDKAFNEVAGQGEAPADEPAEQESPAQETAAETEEPAEHGGDVFADDDTPADDDFDSLFDEPVGNADEVSSEDFTPEADEQPAEEPEAAAAPSEPEDDLSDLFGDDEPEEADAPAPGGAQAPPEDDDYADLFGDDDDEPEAAPESSEAPSEGDDLEGGLFDEEPEEGDLFEQEEDETDEPAEKASEGPFETDFDLDEGGSEPQTGGKGKWVAMIVIFLIAAGIAAGWYFKAWKFFGIDPAALLSDVPVIGSMFDEGEAEAPLSPEEKIKNIELKNVRQYYVQNEKAGLVFVVQGEAVNAFDTPRERIEVEVFLYDANGNVLTSQRVMGGNTLSMFQLRVQSKQEIEEGLASEVGILSNNTFLRPGASTPFMAAIFEPPTDKVKEFGVKVVDVQKPE, encoded by the coding sequence ATGATCGTTACGTGCCCGAACTGCGAGACGAAATACAATCTGCCCGAGGATCGCATCCCCGCCGGCGGAACCAAGGTAAAGTGCTCCCGTTGCAGCCATATTTTCAAGGCTGAACCACCCGCTTCCATGCCCGAGGAGGAAGTGGAGAACCTGCTTGATCAGGAGCCCGAAACCGGTGCCGGAGCCGCCGCACCGGACACGGACGACGAGTTCGACAAGGCGTTCAACGAGGTCGCCGGACAGGGCGAAGCCCCGGCCGACGAACCGGCGGAACAGGAATCGCCCGCTCAGGAGACCGCCGCTGAAACGGAAGAACCCGCCGAGCATGGTGGCGACGTCTTTGCTGACGATGACACGCCCGCGGATGACGACTTTGACAGCCTTTTCGACGAGCCTGTCGGAAACGCGGACGAAGTTTCCTCAGAAGACTTCACCCCAGAGGCCGACGAGCAGCCCGCCGAAGAACCCGAAGCTGCGGCTGCCCCCTCCGAGCCCGAAGACGACCTGAGCGACCTGTTCGGCGACGACGAGCCGGAAGAGGCTGATGCCCCGGCCCCGGGCGGTGCGCAGGCCCCCCCGGAAGATGATGACTATGCCGACCTGTTCGGCGATGACGATGACGAGCCGGAAGCCGCGCCCGAATCCTCTGAAGCGCCTTCCGAGGGAGACGATCTCGAAGGCGGTCTTTTCGATGAGGAACCCGAAGAGGGGGACCTTTTCGAGCAGGAAGAGGACGAAACCGACGAGCCTGCCGAAAAAGCTTCCGAAGGTCCGTTCGAAACCGACTTTGATCTCGACGAGGGCGGCAGCGAACCTCAGACGGGCGGCAAGGGCAAATGGGTCGCCATGATCGTCATTTTCCTCATTGCCGCAGGTATCGCCGCAGGGTGGTATTTCAAGGCGTGGAAGTTTTTCGGCATCGACCCTGCCGCTCTCCTTTCGGACGTACCGGTCATTGGCAGCATGTTCGACGAAGGTGAAGCCGAGGCTCCGCTTTCCCCGGAAGAGAAGATCAAGAACATCGAACTCAAGAACGTCCGCCAGTACTATGTGCAGAATGAAAAGGCCGGACTGGTCTTCGTGGTGCAGGGCGAGGCGGTCAACGCCTTCGATACGCCGCGCGAGCGCATCGAGGTGGAGGTCTTCCTTTATGACGCCAACGGCAATGTGCTGACTTCACAGCGGGTCATGGGCGGCAACACGCTCTCCATGTTCCAGCTGCGCGTGCAGTCCAAGCAGGAAATCGAGGAAGGTCTTGCCTCCGAGGTGGGCATTCTCTCCAATAACACCTTCCTGCGGCCCGGTGCATCCACGCCGTTCATGGCTGCCATCTTCGAACCGCCGACCGACAAGGTGAAGGAGTTCGGAGTCAAGGTGGTGGACGTCCAGAAACCCGAATAG
- a CDS encoding GGDEF domain-containing protein, with product MARSRQRLSILVALEDDYERERLVEMLGRAVSSVAAAADAATALERFRAESPDVTLVDMNLSDSHGNDPVTLIRREREDAPVIVVYDSYNPRRLLEVVERNVDAFIRSPVDQDRLLTALRRCARNVFLRRRLRQADRDLHRLLDAFPAMALLEKDGRVIYANRPLANYCGYEDHEAMNADGAGPGEYMERLDGTVYEGGDERWIAAVTDDRLDVDHVAHLVNPANPDGLPGVFSVNHSSLPGSGIRLISFHDVSALEDERRHLADEASTDPLTRALNRRSFLRILEECAVRDRTLSLIMFDIDHFKSINDTYGHDVGDSVLREISALVRSDIRRSDFFARWGGEEFMVLLPASDMDRAVEAAERLREAVEASDFTGVPRQITSSFGVAMRRPAESSDEFVKRVDQALYDAKEGGRNQVVVG from the coding sequence ATGGCGCGTTCCAGACAGCGACTCAGCATTCTGGTGGCCCTTGAAGACGATTACGAACGCGAGCGGCTCGTGGAAATGCTGGGCAGAGCCGTGTCCAGCGTCGCGGCGGCAGCGGACGCAGCTACTGCATTGGAGCGTTTCCGGGCGGAGTCGCCGGATGTGACGTTGGTGGATATGAACCTTTCCGACAGCCACGGTAACGACCCCGTGACGCTCATTCGGCGCGAGCGGGAGGATGCCCCGGTGATCGTTGTCTACGACAGCTACAACCCCCGGAGGCTGCTGGAGGTGGTGGAGCGCAACGTGGATGCCTTCATCAGAAGCCCCGTGGATCAGGACCGGTTGCTGACGGCGTTGCGCCGTTGTGCGCGAAACGTCTTCCTTCGGCGCAGGCTGCGTCAGGCGGACCGCGACCTGCATCGCCTGCTGGATGCGTTTCCGGCCATGGCCCTGCTGGAAAAGGATGGGCGCGTTATTTACGCAAACCGCCCGCTGGCCAATTATTGCGGCTACGAGGACCATGAAGCCATGAACGCGGACGGTGCCGGTCCCGGAGAGTATATGGAACGGCTTGACGGGACTGTCTATGAGGGCGGTGACGAACGCTGGATCGCCGCCGTGACTGACGACAGACTGGACGTGGACCACGTGGCGCATTTGGTGAATCCTGCCAACCCGGACGGTCTGCCGGGGGTCTTTTCGGTTAACCACAGTTCACTTCCCGGTTCCGGGATACGTCTCATCAGCTTCCATGACGTGAGCGCGCTGGAGGACGAGCGGCGGCATCTGGCGGACGAGGCATCCACCGATCCGCTGACCCGCGCCCTGAATCGGCGCAGTTTCCTGCGCATTCTCGAAGAGTGCGCGGTTCGCGACAGAACCCTGTCGCTGATCATGTTCGACATCGACCATTTCAAGTCCATCAACGACACCTACGGTCATGACGTGGGCGACAGCGTCCTGCGGGAGATATCCGCGCTGGTGCGGTCGGATATCCGCCGTTCGGATTTCTTCGCCCGCTGGGGTGGCGAGGAATTCATGGTGCTGCTGCCAGCCTCGGACATGGACCGCGCCGTGGAAGCGGCGGAGCGGCTTCGCGAAGCGGTGGAGGCTTCGGACTTCACCGGCGTTCCCCGGCAGATAACTTCAAGCTTCGGCGTCGCCATGCGTCGCCCCGCCGAGTCGTCGGACGAGTTCGTCAAGCGTGTGGATCAAGCCCTGTACGACGCCAAGGAAGGTGGCCGCAATCAGGTGGTGGTTGGCTGA
- a CDS encoding DegT/DnrJ/EryC1/StrS family aminotransferase translates to MSIPFIDLKTQYREVEDAVRSGIDAVLEHGKYIMGPEITELESKLADFAGTRHAVGCASGTDALMMALMALGAGPGDAVFTTPFTFMATAETVSLLGATPVFVDIDPVTFNMDPADLKRKIAKVKDEGKLRCKGVIAVDLFGLSAEYEALQQRARNNGMFLIVDAAQSFGATYHGKRTTAFGDVACTSFFPAKPLGCYGDGGMCFANSDEMDKLLRSIRVHGMGDDKYDNVRLGINGRLDSMQAAVLLAKFAIFPGEIEKRNEIATRYNELLADVPGVTPPTVPEGLESVWAQYSLLAESSEHREELMGRLKAADIPSVIYYPIPLHLQTAYKSLGYQRGDLPVCEGIAERIFSLPMHPYLTAEQQETIVTALKTAC, encoded by the coding sequence ATGTCAATTCCCTTCATCGACCTCAAGACGCAGTACCGTGAAGTCGAAGACGCCGTGAGAAGCGGCATCGACGCGGTTCTCGAACACGGTAAATACATCATGGGCCCGGAAATCACCGAGCTCGAATCCAAACTGGCCGACTTTGCCGGGACAAGACACGCCGTGGGCTGCGCCTCCGGCACCGACGCGCTGATGATGGCGCTGATGGCCCTTGGTGCCGGTCCGGGCGACGCGGTATTCACCACCCCGTTCACTTTCATGGCCACCGCCGAGACCGTGTCCCTGCTGGGCGCGACCCCGGTGTTCGTGGACATCGATCCCGTGACCTTCAACATGGATCCCGCCGACCTCAAGCGCAAGATCGCCAAGGTCAAGGACGAGGGCAAGCTGCGCTGCAAGGGCGTCATTGCCGTGGACCTGTTCGGCCTCTCCGCCGAGTACGAGGCTCTCCAGCAGCGCGCCCGCAACAACGGCATGTTCCTCATCGTGGATGCGGCCCAGTCCTTTGGAGCCACCTACCACGGCAAGCGCACCACCGCCTTCGGCGACGTGGCCTGCACCTCTTTCTTCCCGGCCAAACCGCTGGGCTGCTACGGCGACGGCGGCATGTGCTTCGCCAACAGCGACGAGATGGACAAGCTGCTGCGCTCCATCCGCGTGCACGGCATGGGCGACGACAAATACGACAACGTGCGCCTTGGCATCAACGGCCGCCTTGACTCCATGCAGGCCGCCGTGCTGCTGGCGAAATTCGCCATCTTCCCCGGCGAGATCGAGAAGCGCAACGAGATCGCCACCCGCTACAACGAGCTGCTCGCCGACGTGCCGGGCGTCACCCCGCCTACGGTTCCGGAAGGACTGGAATCGGTGTGGGCCCAGTATTCCCTGCTGGCCGAATCCTCCGAACACCGCGAGGAGCTCATGGGCAGGCTCAAGGCCGCGGACATTCCGTCCGTGATCTACTACCCGATCCCGCTGCACCTGCAGACCGCCTACAAGTCGCTGGGGTACCAGCGCGGCGACCTGCCCGTGTGCGAAGGCATCGCCGAGCGCATCTTCAGCCTGCCGATGCACCCGTATCTCACGGCCGAGCAGCAGGAGACCATCGTCACCGCGCTGAAAACCGCCTGCTAG
- a CDS encoding STT3 domain-containing protein, translated as MGTGLVHSIDTAISGRSPWKGDALWATCWCLGLYLFTLVLRLSLWTVWDHPMLQVNGEFLLSTHDSYLWLAKARDVTFAEPEHMAWLTKIIHELTGIGLGDIGFWGPAFFASLLAPVCFLWGWLAGGRTGGIVAGFIGAMSYGFFQRSKLGYYDTDLFTMLMPLLAALALAWWGRSFFRRSWLPVNAAPMRETISSPWTALAVGLLLRMASWWHQDLAFLNSLLVMVAGVMIILLAVPERRLRGMLEWAAILMAALPGMGLGMLKLLPLPAVMQLPAFSRSFISIMLAAIIIWLIHADRIPALLKKHQRQWWLSTAIFLFVTLLLTNVLLYPATRLLEKVATYLGAVPSSGGASGQSAASFPSIISSVVEAAEVSFSQVLAKISLNSVWLGGLSLVCAAIIVAFRPETILLLPMLLIAVMGLQLGTRFAMFGGGASAIFLGLTANTAGNLLFGEHRLRQWGQPALQAVIGLALLAPAYMDYRAMPPTPVVTKPHAEALMGLRERIEPDSVIWTWWDWGYATWYYSGIRPPIDGGRHTGEDVFPMAHALATTSPQRANQMLFYATSKGFEPFKGMSADKAQAMVESLGESESSFGVTRPQYFVVSWKNIRLTRWISHFGNWNLKTGSTEEYDIVNSQPSQLRYNVQHGAIANPSGQRMRVESIDIIGADGIKNRYYPLNAQSSRLLRKTPHLVINGLMGKPFLLSPEAYDSMLVRLLRDDPESPMIRKHFRLVADGLPFVRIYELVNPEKQ; from the coding sequence ATGGGAACCGGCCTTGTGCATTCCATCGACACCGCCATTAGCGGACGCTCTCCCTGGAAAGGCGACGCGCTCTGGGCCACCTGCTGGTGCCTGGGCCTCTACCTGTTCACCCTCGTTCTGCGCCTGAGCCTCTGGACAGTATGGGATCACCCCATGCTTCAGGTCAACGGCGAGTTCCTGCTCTCCACCCACGACTCGTACCTCTGGCTTGCCAAGGCGCGCGACGTGACCTTTGCCGAGCCGGAACACATGGCGTGGCTGACAAAAATAATTCACGAGCTCACCGGAATCGGACTGGGCGACATCGGCTTCTGGGGCCCTGCCTTCTTCGCCAGCCTTCTGGCGCCCGTCTGTTTTCTCTGGGGCTGGCTTGCCGGCGGACGCACCGGCGGCATCGTGGCGGGCTTCATCGGCGCCATGAGCTACGGTTTTTTCCAGCGCAGCAAGCTCGGCTATTACGACACCGACCTCTTCACCATGCTCATGCCGCTGCTTGCGGCCCTTGCTCTCGCATGGTGGGGGCGCTCTTTTTTCCGCCGCAGCTGGTTGCCCGTCAATGCGGCCCCCATGCGCGAGACCATATCCTCCCCGTGGACCGCGCTCGCCGTGGGCCTGCTCCTGCGCATGGCGAGCTGGTGGCATCAGGACCTCGCCTTCCTGAACTCGCTGCTGGTCATGGTCGCGGGCGTGATGATCATTCTGCTCGCGGTCCCGGAACGCAGGCTGCGCGGCATGCTTGAATGGGCCGCCATCCTCATGGCCGCGCTTCCGGGCATGGGCCTTGGGATGCTCAAGCTCCTTCCACTTCCCGCCGTCATGCAGCTCCCGGCGTTTTCAAGGTCCTTCATTTCCATCATGCTGGCGGCCATCATCATCTGGCTGATCCACGCCGACCGCATCCCTGCGCTGCTTAAAAAGCATCAGCGGCAGTGGTGGCTCAGCACCGCGATCTTTCTTTTCGTCACCCTGCTGCTCACCAACGTCCTGCTCTATCCTGCCACCAGACTGTTGGAAAAGGTGGCGACCTACCTCGGAGCCGTTCCATCTTCCGGCGGCGCGTCCGGTCAGTCGGCAGCATCTTTTCCGTCCATCATTTCAAGCGTTGTCGAGGCGGCCGAGGTAAGCTTTTCGCAAGTGCTTGCCAAGATTTCGCTGAACAGCGTTTGGCTCGGCGGCCTGTCCCTCGTTTGCGCCGCCATCATCGTGGCCTTCCGGCCGGAGACGATCCTGCTTTTGCCCATGCTGCTCATTGCGGTCATGGGGCTTCAGCTCGGCACGCGCTTCGCCATGTTCGGCGGCGGCGCTTCGGCCATATTCCTCGGATTGACCGCCAACACGGCGGGCAACCTGCTCTTTGGCGAACACAGACTGCGCCAGTGGGGGCAGCCCGCGCTTCAAGCGGTGATCGGCCTTGCGCTGCTCGCTCCGGCATACATGGATTACCGCGCCATGCCGCCCACTCCGGTGGTGACAAAGCCCCACGCCGAGGCGCTCATGGGCCTGCGCGAGCGCATCGAGCCAGACTCCGTCATCTGGACATGGTGGGACTGGGGGTACGCCACATGGTACTACTCCGGCATCCGCCCGCCCATTGACGGCGGAAGGCACACCGGCGAGGACGTCTTCCCCATGGCCCATGCGCTTGCCACGACTTCTCCGCAGCGCGCCAACCAGATGCTGTTCTATGCCACATCCAAAGGCTTCGAACCGTTCAAGGGCATGAGCGCGGACAAGGCGCAGGCCATGGTAGAATCGCTTGGCGAAAGCGAATCCTCCTTCGGCGTGACACGGCCGCAATATTTTGTGGTAAGCTGGAAGAACATCCGGCTGACGCGCTGGATTTCCCATTTCGGCAACTGGAACTTGAAGACCGGAAGCACCGAAGAATACGACATCGTGAATTCACAACCATCCCAGCTTCGATACAACGTTCAGCACGGCGCGATAGCCAATCCTTCGGGCCAGCGGATGCGCGTCGAGAGCATCGACATCATCGGCGCGGACGGGATCAAGAATCGCTATTACCCCCTGAATGCGCAGTCGTCGCGCCTGTTGCGCAAGACGCCGCATCTGGTCATCAACGGCCTCATGGGCAAGCCGTTCCTGCTCAGCCCGGAGGCCTACGACAGCATGCTGGTCAGGCTGTTGCGCGATGACCCCGAAAGTCCCATGATACGAAAACACTTCCGGCTCGTGGCCGACGGATTGCCTTTTGTGCGCATCTACGAACTGGTCAACCCGGAAAAGCAATAG
- the gspM gene encoding type II secretion system protein GspM, with the protein MARREYFWESRDLASQKRFFRMTLGGLIVLFVMLWAGLNYMARAERKTIEKRRAEYERVVDIVREVRVLRASMGELSQTDAMSAVRTILAGYDEFPPSMLLRRENGVEVSFPGIPVSDLATFLSDIRSRANLQARFFEVEPSSSGRGLARARMILARGT; encoded by the coding sequence ATGGCGCGCCGTGAATATTTCTGGGAATCGCGTGATCTTGCGTCGCAGAAGCGATTTTTCCGCATGACGCTCGGCGGGCTGATCGTACTGTTCGTCATGCTTTGGGCCGGGCTGAACTACATGGCCCGCGCAGAACGCAAGACCATTGAAAAACGTCGCGCGGAATATGAGCGCGTGGTGGACATCGTCCGCGAAGTCAGGGTGCTGCGCGCCTCCATGGGTGAGCTGTCGCAGACCGATGCAATGAGCGCCGTGCGCACTATTCTGGCCGGATACGACGAGTTTCCGCCCTCCATGCTGCTGCGGCGCGAGAACGGTGTTGAAGTTTCCTTCCCCGGCATTCCCGTGTCCGATCTGGCGACGTTTCTCAGTGACATCCGCAGCCGCGCCAACCTGCAGGCCAGATTTTTCGAGGTGGAGCCGTCCTCCAGCGGTCGCGGTCTTGCCCGGGCGCGCATGATCCTTGCGAGGGGAACATGA
- the asnB gene encoding asparagine synthase (glutamine-hydrolyzing) has translation MCGIAGILDIARRTGADELRTRVRRMADTLIHRGPDGHGLHVDELQGLAMAHRRLAIIDLSDAGAQPMLSRSGRFALVLNGEIYNFHQLRADLQDEGGPFLPWRGGSDTEVLLAAIEAWGVEGALRRAIGMFAFAVWDTRERQLILARDRMGEKPLYWSLDGNRFLFASELKALTAHPDFSRQVNPEAVSLFLRYQYVPAPHCIWQGVHKLEPGTMLTVLPYGQVQTKAYWRLHDVVSQGGLEPFEGSRELAAAELEELLTEAVGMQLESDVPLGTLLSGGIDSSLITALARKVSDSPVRTFTIGYDDPAFDESAQARKIAEYLGTEHTELIVSPDEALDLLPNLPDMWDEPFADASMLPTALVSRLTREHVTVCLSGDGGDETFGGYNRHVTAPKLWSRLSGLPLPLRRAVSRAIHSASPRKLDSLYAFWEPLLPSSRRMNNPGFKLHKLARVMTQPHREGLYAALCSTWDRPEELTGVPAPPLQAQAPEGLSFREWMQYQDSLSYLPGDILTKVDRAAMAVGLESRAPYLDHRVVEFAWRLPESYKVAHGRGKLVLRDILDKHVPRELTDRPKMGFGVPLGEWLRGPLRDWTRDTLHPKKLEQGILENGVPVARALNDHMSGRRDNEYALWGVLMLQSWMDRWN, from the coding sequence ATGTGCGGAATTGCCGGTATCCTCGACATCGCCCGCCGGACCGGGGCCGACGAGCTGCGTACCCGCGTGCGGCGCATGGCCGATACCCTCATTCACCGGGGGCCCGACGGCCACGGCCTGCACGTGGACGAGCTGCAGGGACTGGCCATGGCTCACAGACGCCTCGCCATCATCGACCTGAGCGACGCGGGAGCGCAGCCGATGCTTTCGCGCTCCGGCCGTTTCGCGCTGGTACTTAACGGCGAAATCTACAATTTTCATCAGCTTCGGGCCGATCTTCAGGATGAAGGCGGGCCCTTTCTGCCATGGCGCGGCGGCTCGGATACCGAGGTGCTGCTCGCCGCCATCGAGGCATGGGGCGTCGAAGGCGCGTTGCGCCGTGCAATCGGCATGTTCGCCTTTGCGGTATGGGATACGCGCGAACGGCAACTGATCCTCGCCCGGGATCGCATGGGGGAAAAGCCCCTGTACTGGTCCCTCGACGGCAACCGCTTCCTGTTTGCCTCCGAACTCAAGGCGCTGACGGCGCATCCCGATTTCTCCAGGCAGGTGAATCCCGAGGCAGTCTCCCTGTTTTTGCGCTACCAGTATGTTCCCGCGCCGCACTGCATCTGGCAGGGCGTGCACAAGCTGGAGCCGGGCACCATGCTCACGGTGCTTCCGTACGGACAGGTGCAGACCAAAGCCTATTGGCGCCTGCATGACGTGGTCTCGCAGGGCGGGCTGGAGCCGTTCGAAGGGAGCAGGGAGCTGGCCGCAGCGGAACTGGAAGAGCTGCTGACCGAGGCCGTGGGGATGCAACTGGAGTCGGACGTGCCACTCGGCACGCTGCTCTCCGGCGGCATTGATTCGAGCCTGATAACCGCGCTGGCTCGCAAGGTTTCCGATTCCCCGGTGCGCACCTTCACCATCGGCTACGATGATCCGGCCTTTGACGAATCGGCGCAGGCAAGGAAAATAGCGGAGTATCTGGGCACGGAGCATACGGAGCTGATCGTCTCCCCTGATGAAGCGCTCGATCTGCTGCCGAATCTGCCAGACATGTGGGACGAGCCGTTCGCGGACGCTTCCATGTTGCCCACCGCGCTCGTTTCGAGGCTGACTCGCGAGCATGTCACGGTCTGCCTTTCCGGGGACGGCGGTGATGAAACGTTCGGCGGATACAACCGACACGTCACGGCGCCGAAGCTCTGGAGCAGGCTGTCAGGGCTGCCGCTGCCGCTTCGCAGAGCAGTATCTCGCGCCATTCATTCCGCTTCGCCGCGAAAACTTGACTCGCTGTATGCTTTCTGGGAGCCGCTGCTGCCTTCCTCGCGTCGCATGAACAATCCGGGTTTCAAGCTGCACAAGCTGGCACGGGTCATGACACAGCCGCATCGAGAGGGGCTTTATGCCGCGCTGTGTTCCACATGGGATCGCCCGGAAGAACTGACCGGCGTCCCCGCTCCGCCTCTTCAGGCGCAGGCGCCGGAAGGGCTCTCGTTCCGGGAGTGGATGCAGTATCAGGACTCCCTGAGCTATCTGCCCGGCGACATTCTGACCAAGGTGGACCGCGCCGCCATGGCCGTGGGGCTCGAAAGCCGCGCCCCGTATCTCGACCACCGCGTAGTGGAGTTCGCATGGCGTTTGCCGGAATCCTACAAGGTGGCCCACGGCAGGGGAAAGCTCGTGCTGCGCGACATCCTGGACAAACATGTGCCGCGTGAGCTGACCGACCGCCCCAAGATGGGCTTCGGCGTGCCGCTTGGCGAGTGGCTGCGCGGCCCGCTTCGCGACTGGACGCGAGACACCCTGCATCCGAAGAAGCTGGAGCAGGGCATACTGGAAAACGGTGTGCCCGTGGCCCGGGCTCTTAATGACCACATGTCCGGACGGCGCGACAATGAATACGCCCTCTGGGGCGTGCTCATGCTGCAGAGCTGGATGGACCGCTGGAATTGA